A single genomic interval of Sphaerodactylus townsendi isolate TG3544 linkage group LG08, MPM_Stown_v2.3, whole genome shotgun sequence harbors:
- the THAP4 gene encoding peroxynitrite isomerase THAP4, which translates to MVICCAALNCSNRQGKASRDRAAVSFHRFPLKDTKRLIQWLKAVQRDNWIPSKYSFLCSEHFTKESFSKRLEDQHRLLKPTAVPTIFHLSEKRGDGRDYVKRRRKVASQALGRDGSQPKEGNCEIMDGVLSSDQDLIMDGTQEMEQMTLQAEIGSLSEQGENFQVQLEGSLRRILADNLVTKVAQNKPEKPSVEDCSEMVIHPGNLKIDRSGISEDDFTPPVSGACKFIGSLHSYSFFSKHTREKSSFPKEPLERKRLRRNVEPSCSSNMAEQDGSLMETSPTSSLTVVPQKPSQSLSASPADLTPKPATEAVVGQKGDADANPMSINEVIMSASGACKLIDSLHSYCFSSRHSKSQVCCLREQVEKKNGELKLLRQKVSRSDSQVRKLKEKLDELKRINFPFLSNLLSQDCETPQLNPVIQPLSWMLGTWLSDPPGDGTFPTMKPFQYLEEVQISHVGQPMLNFSFNAFHPDTRKPMHRECGFIRIKPDTNKVAFISAQNTGLVEVEEGEVNGQELSIASHSIARISFAKKPHVEQITRKFRLNSDGKLEQTVSMATTTQPMTQHLHITYKKVTP; encoded by the exons GTTTCCATTGAAGGACACAAAGCGACTGATCCAGTGGTTAAAAGCTGTTCAGAGGGATAACTGGATTCCCAGCAAATATTCCTTTCTGTGCAGTGAGCACTTCACGAAAGAGAGCTTTTCGAAACGGCTGGAAGACCAGCACCGGCTACTGAAGCCCACAGCTGTGCCGACCATTTTCCACCTTTCAGAAAAAAGGGGAGATGGCAGGGATTAtgtcaagaggaggaggaaagtagCAAGCCAGGCTCTGGGCAGAGATGGCAGTCAACCAAAGGAAGGCAACTGTGAGATAATGGATGGGGTCTTGTCTTCTGACCAAGACTTGATAATGGATGGGACTCAAGAAATGGAGCAAATGACTCTTCAAGCTGAAATTGGGTCACTGTCTGAGCAGGGGGAGAATTTCCAGGTGCAGCTCGAAGGCTCCCTTAGAAGAATACTAGCTGATAACCTAGTCACAAAAGTGGCCCAGAATAAGCCGGAAAAGCCTTCTGTGGaggattgttctgaaatggtcaTCCATCCTGGGAATCTGAAAATAGACCGAAGTGGTATATCAGAAGATGATTTCACGCCTCCAGTGTCTGGAGCTTGCAAATTTATTGGCTCCCTTCACTCATACAGCTTTTTTTCCAAACACACTAGAGAGAAGTCATCTTTTCCAAAGGAGCCACTGGAAAGGAAACGGCTGAGAAGAAATGTTGAACCTAGTTGTAGTAGTAACATGGCGGAGCAGGATGGAAGTTTAATGGAAACCTCACCTACTTCCTCTCTTACTGTTGTTCCCCAAAAACCTTCCCAAAGCCTGTCTGCGTCCCCTGCAGATCTGACTCCTAAACCTGCAACGGAAGCTGTTGTAGGTCAGAAGGGAGACGCTGATGCCAACCCCATGTCAATCAACGAGGTCATCATGTCTGCTTCAGGAGCCTGCAAGCTCATTGACTCTCTCCATTCATACTGCTTTTCCTCTAGGCATAGCAAAAGCCAGGTGTGCTGCTTAAGAGAGCAGGTGGAGAAGAAGAACGGGGAGCTGAAACTGTTGAGACAGAAGGTCAGTCGCTCTGACAGCCAAGTTAGAAAGCTGAAGGAAAAGCTAGATGAACTGAAGAGGATCAATTTCCCATTCCTGAGCAACCTGCTGTCCCAGGACTGTG aaACCCCACAGTTGAACCCTGTGATTCAGCCTCTGTCCTGGATGCTGGGTACCTGGCTGTCAGATCCGCCTGGAGATGGAACCTTCCCTACAATGAAACCTTTTCAATACCTGGAAGAAGTTCAGATCTCTCATGTGGGACAGCCTATGCTGAATTTCTC ATTCAACGCCTTCCATCCAGACACCAGGAAGCCAATGCATCGAGAATGTGGATTCATCCGCATCAAACCAGACACTAATAAGGTGGCCTTCATCAGTGCTCAGAACACAG GTTTGGTAGAGGTAGAGGAAGGAGAAGTGAATGGGCAGGAGCTTTCCATAGCTTCGCATTCTATAGCAAGGATCTCATTTGCCAAGAAGCCCCATGTAGAGCAA ATTACTAGAAAATTCCGGCTCAATTCCGATGGGAAACTAGAACAGACTGTCTCCATGGCAACCACTACACAGCCAATGACTCAGCACCTCCACATTACCTATAAGAAAGTGACACCTTAA